From Nitratidesulfovibrio vulgaris str. Hildenborough, a single genomic window includes:
- a CDS encoding cytochrome c maturation protein CcmE — MAQKNSKSLYLVALALFLGGIGYLLFSGFTQNSVYFLNVSEALATPQDKLHTVRLFGTVAADGLTMLDGAPGVRFRLEDKDNTSKTVWVLYKGAVPDTFKPGVEVIIEGGLAPGEDTFKARTLMTKCPSKYQKENRG, encoded by the coding sequence ATGGCGCAAAAGAACAGCAAGAGCCTCTACCTTGTCGCCCTGGCACTCTTCCTCGGCGGCATAGGGTATCTGCTCTTCTCGGGCTTCACGCAGAACAGCGTCTACTTCCTGAATGTGTCCGAAGCCCTTGCCACTCCCCAAGACAAGCTGCACACCGTGAGGCTTTTCGGCACCGTTGCCGCCGACGGGCTGACCATGCTCGACGGCGCACCGGGTGTGCGGTTTCGCCTCGAAGACAAGGACAACACCTCCAAGACCGTGTGGGTCCTTTACAAAGGGGCTGTGCCCGACACCTTCAAACCCGGTGTCGAGGTCATCATCGAAGGCGGTCTCGCCCCCGGTGAAGACACCTTCAAGGCACGCACCCTCATGACCAAGTGTCCCTCGAAATACCAGAAGGAAAACCGCGGATAA
- a CDS encoding hemolysin family protein, producing the protein MLALVVAVTLSVVVSASCSITEAILYSVPWSHIEQLRKSGSPVGKLLFAMRSRIEQPITAVLTLNTIANTAGAAIAGSYAAEVLSPDQMPAFAAGFTVLILVVSEILPKTLGVAYARPLASVIAYPLRFLVILLMPVIWLGGWVTRAIMPASSGPHATEDDIRAIVSLSRQAGGIQPHEEMSIRNILSLDRKHVHDIMTPRTVVFSLPADLTVEEAYEKPDFWHYSRIPVFGEGNEDIVGIVMRRRVLQEVAADREGTRLADIMQPVHYALESQTLDRVLFQFLDARVHLFVVLDEYGGLAGVVSLEDVLEEILGREIVDESDRVTDLRELARERRDAAIKANQ; encoded by the coding sequence ATGCTAGCACTCGTCGTGGCCGTCACCCTTTCGGTCGTGGTCTCGGCCTCGTGTTCCATCACCGAGGCCATCCTGTACTCCGTCCCCTGGAGTCACATAGAGCAGTTGCGCAAATCGGGCAGCCCCGTCGGAAAACTGCTGTTCGCCATGCGCTCGCGCATCGAACAGCCCATCACAGCCGTCCTCACGCTGAACACCATCGCCAACACCGCCGGTGCCGCCATCGCCGGTTCCTACGCGGCCGAGGTCCTGTCACCCGACCAGATGCCCGCCTTCGCCGCGGGGTTCACCGTCCTCATCCTCGTGGTCTCGGAAATCCTGCCCAAGACCCTCGGCGTGGCGTACGCCCGTCCTCTGGCTTCCGTCATCGCGTACCCCCTGCGCTTTCTGGTCATCCTGCTCATGCCGGTCATCTGGCTGGGCGGATGGGTGACGCGTGCCATCATGCCCGCCTCATCGGGCCCCCATGCTACAGAGGACGACATCCGCGCCATCGTGAGCCTCTCGCGTCAGGCTGGCGGTATCCAGCCGCATGAGGAGATGTCCATACGCAACATCCTCTCTCTCGACCGCAAGCATGTGCACGACATCATGACCCCGCGCACCGTGGTGTTCTCGCTGCCTGCCGACCTCACCGTGGAAGAGGCCTACGAAAAGCCCGACTTCTGGCATTACAGCCGCATACCCGTCTTCGGCGAAGGCAACGAGGACATCGTGGGCATCGTCATGCGCCGCCGGGTGTTGCAGGAGGTGGCTGCCGACCGGGAGGGAACACGCCTTGCCGACATCATGCAGCCCGTGCATTACGCACTCGAATCGCAGACGCTGGACAGGGTGCTCTTCCAGTTTCTCGACGCACGGGTGCATCTCTTCGTCGTTCTCGACGAATACGGCGGTCTTGCCGGTGTCGTGTCGCTCGAAGACGTCCTTGAGGAGATACTCGGACGTGAGATCGTCGACGAGTCAGACCGTGTGACCGACCTGCGTGAACTTGCACGCGAACGGCGTGACGCCGCCATCAAAGCTAATCAGTAA
- a CDS encoding D-glycero-alpha-D-manno-heptose-1,7-bisphosphate 7-phosphatase encodes MALRNLLLDRDGTVIEDRHYLSDPEGVTLLPGVGPALGRLSRAGLRLFLVTNQSGIGRGYFTVPDYEACQARLAALLAPYGVTFVDVACCPHAPDEECSCRKPGTGMWDVLQNRHGLVAGETAMVGDKLDDVLFARNAGLAAAILVLTGKGARAAGSIGLSVPAGGTCLDVAPSGGDASGRPDVVACDLVAAADWLLAVSARRSAPSLEELC; translated from the coding sequence ATGGCATTGCGAAATCTGCTGCTGGACAGGGACGGCACGGTCATCGAAGACCGCCATTACCTGTCCGACCCGGAGGGTGTGACCCTGCTGCCCGGAGTCGGCCCTGCCCTCGGTCGTCTTTCGCGGGCAGGTCTCCGGCTGTTCCTCGTCACCAACCAGTCGGGAATCGGCCGGGGATACTTCACTGTCCCGGACTATGAGGCGTGTCAGGCCCGACTCGCAGCCTTGCTCGCCCCATACGGGGTGACGTTCGTGGATGTGGCCTGCTGCCCCCATGCCCCCGATGAGGAATGCTCGTGCCGCAAACCGGGTACGGGCATGTGGGATGTGCTGCAGAACCGCCACGGCCTTGTCGCAGGAGAGACGGCGATGGTGGGGGATAAACTGGATGATGTGCTCTTTGCGCGTAACGCCGGACTCGCCGCAGCCATACTCGTGCTCACGGGCAAGGGGGCGAGGGCGGCAGGGAGTATCGGCCTTTCCGTGCCTGCCGGGGGCACGTGCCTTGATGTGGCCCCCTCCGGGGGCGATGCCTCTGGACGGCCCGATGTGGTGGCGTGCGACCTCGTTGCCGCGGCCGACTGGCTTCTGGCCGTCAGTGCCCGGCGTAGTGCGCCGTCTCTGGAGGAACTTTGCTGA
- a CDS encoding glycosyltransferase family 9 protein codes for MRRIGVWNTAFLGDAVLTLPLLHTLHRRFPDAEIHFWVRKGVGALFTAVPCLAAVHEFDKRGTQGGGGAVFGLGRALARQGFDIWVNAHTSLRSGLVARATGAPVRIGYDRPWYNRLLHTHVVDRRFDELDEIERLLQLVGPLAIEDRETWPELVLPADARERAEAYWQRYVRGPVLGMHPGSVWATKRWTAAHFAEVARRAAAEGVQVMLFAGPGEETVARSVVAMAGLEGSPALLDMAGALSLVDLAAWLGRLDCYLSNDSGPMHIAWAQRTPVTAVFGPTVRRLGFYPRGEGTTVFEVDLDCRPCGLHGPQQCPLGHHRCMTDVTPDMVWPDIRRKLFGQS; via the coding sequence GTGCGCCGTATCGGCGTCTGGAACACCGCCTTTCTGGGCGACGCGGTGCTGACCTTGCCTCTGCTGCATACCCTGCATCGCCGCTTTCCGGATGCGGAAATCCATTTCTGGGTGCGCAAGGGGGTGGGGGCCTTGTTCACCGCCGTGCCATGCCTCGCTGCTGTCCATGAATTCGACAAGCGCGGCACACAGGGCGGTGGTGGTGCCGTGTTCGGACTAGGCCGGGCGCTGGCGCGTCAGGGCTTCGACATCTGGGTGAACGCTCACACCAGCCTGCGAAGCGGTCTTGTGGCGCGGGCCACAGGGGCACCTGTGCGTATCGGCTACGACAGGCCGTGGTACAATCGCCTGTTGCATACGCACGTGGTAGACCGCAGGTTCGACGAACTGGACGAGATAGAACGGCTGTTGCAACTGGTCGGCCCTCTTGCCATCGAAGACCGGGAGACATGGCCTGAACTCGTTCTGCCAGCCGATGCCCGTGAACGGGCAGAAGCCTACTGGCAGCGGTATGTGCGGGGCCCTGTCCTTGGAATGCACCCCGGTTCGGTATGGGCCACCAAACGCTGGACGGCGGCGCACTTCGCCGAGGTCGCCCGTCGTGCCGCCGCAGAAGGGGTGCAGGTGATGCTCTTCGCCGGGCCCGGTGAAGAGACGGTGGCACGGTCCGTGGTCGCGATGGCGGGGCTGGAGGGTTCTCCGGCGTTGCTCGACATGGCGGGAGCCCTGTCGCTTGTCGACCTTGCGGCATGGCTTGGCAGACTCGACTGTTATCTCAGCAACGACTCAGGCCCCATGCACATCGCGTGGGCGCAGCGTACGCCCGTGACCGCTGTCTTCGGTCCCACCGTGCGCCGACTGGGCTTCTATCCGCGCGGCGAGGGCACGACAGTATTCGAAGTCGACCTCGACTGCCGCCCGTGCGGGTTGCACGGGCCGCAGCAGTGCCCTCTGGGCCATCATCGCTGCATGACCGACGTCACTCCCGACATGGTGTGGCCCGACATCCGGCGCAAGCTCTTCGGTCAGTCCTAG
- a CDS encoding energy-coupling factor ABC transporter ATP-binding protein — protein MTDTTGNPLLSLDDIHFTYPGTTAPVLRGATLHLAQGDRLGLLGHNGSGKTTLLHIAMGLLRPESGTVHHRNAVAHDEASLAALRRDIGFLFQNADDQLFCPTVLEDVAFGPLNLGLSPEQARERATQTLQGLGLEGFGARVTHRLSGGEKKMVALASVLSMQPTALLLDEPTNDLDPATRQRLIDVLNRMSATHIIISHDWDFLARTCTTFLTVDDGIVCTSRHTPHVHTHIHHGGEVAHEHPSRGCCHQHDGSHHHAGHDDDHPHTSQTTE, from the coding sequence ATGACCGACACGACCGGGAATCCCCTTCTCTCTCTCGACGACATCCACTTCACCTATCCCGGCACGACCGCACCTGTGCTGCGAGGTGCCACCCTGCACCTCGCGCAGGGCGACAGGCTTGGCCTTCTGGGGCACAACGGCAGCGGCAAGACCACGCTGCTGCATATCGCCATGGGATTGCTACGGCCCGAGTCGGGCACGGTACACCACAGGAACGCCGTGGCGCACGACGAGGCGTCGCTTGCCGCGTTGCGCCGCGACATCGGATTCCTCTTCCAGAATGCCGACGACCAGTTGTTCTGCCCCACCGTGCTTGAAGATGTGGCCTTCGGGCCGCTCAATCTGGGGCTGTCTCCGGAACAGGCGCGCGAACGTGCCACGCAGACACTACAAGGACTCGGGCTTGAGGGGTTCGGTGCACGGGTGACGCATCGACTCTCCGGCGGAGAGAAGAAGATGGTGGCACTGGCGTCGGTGCTGTCCATGCAGCCCACGGCGCTGCTTCTCGACGAACCCACCAACGACCTCGACCCTGCCACCCGCCAACGCCTCATCGACGTCCTTAACAGGATGAGTGCAACGCACATCATCATCTCGCACGACTGGGACTTCCTCGCCCGCACCTGCACGACCTTTCTCACCGTCGACGACGGTATCGTGTGCACATCAAGGCACACCCCTCACGTGCACACCCACATCCACCACGGTGGGGAGGTCGCACACGAGCATCCGTCGCGCGGATGTTGCCATCAGCATGACGGCAGCCATCATCACGCCGGGCATGATGACGACCACCCCCATACCAGCCAGACGACCGAATAG
- the cbiQ gene encoding cobalt ECF transporter T component CbiQ, whose translation MLDEPFSEGTSYLHRADPRAKVVSAFAFAMLVAPVRSLPMALCAFALALVPVVAAQLPLPRLVRRLVVINLFILFLWLFLPFATPGETVWSLGPLHATAEGLREAALVTLKSNAIVLALIGLAATSGITETGHALAAIGAPRKLSLLLLFTWRYLHVIEQEYRRLLTAARVRGFVARTDMRTYATYANLAGMVLVRSWDRAQRVQQAMRLRGFAGTFHRLYDFSTAPGDRMWACAFIAFTIAVLVTDIILRHGTPA comes from the coding sequence ATGCTCGACGAACCCTTCAGCGAGGGCACAAGCTACCTGCACCGGGCCGACCCGCGGGCGAAGGTGGTCAGCGCCTTCGCCTTCGCCATGCTCGTCGCGCCGGTGCGTTCGCTGCCCATGGCCCTCTGCGCCTTCGCCCTCGCCCTCGTACCCGTCGTGGCGGCGCAACTGCCCCTCCCCCGCCTCGTGCGAAGACTGGTCGTCATCAATCTGTTCATCCTCTTTCTCTGGCTCTTCCTGCCCTTTGCCACCCCCGGCGAAACGGTATGGAGCCTCGGGCCGCTGCATGCCACCGCCGAGGGCCTTCGCGAGGCCGCGCTGGTGACCCTGAAGTCCAACGCCATCGTGCTCGCACTCATAGGGCTTGCCGCCACATCCGGCATCACCGAGACGGGGCACGCGCTCGCGGCCATAGGTGCCCCCCGCAAACTGTCGCTCCTATTGCTCTTCACATGGCGCTACCTGCATGTCATCGAACAGGAATACCGTCGGCTGCTCACGGCAGCACGGGTGCGGGGCTTCGTGGCACGAACGGACATGAGGACCTACGCCACCTATGCCAACCTCGCAGGCATGGTGCTCGTCCGCAGCTGGGACAGGGCGCAACGGGTACAACAGGCCATGCGGTTGCGCGGTTTCGCGGGCACGTTCCATCGGCTCTATGATTTCAGCACGGCCCCCGGTGACAGGATGTGGGCCTGCGCCTTCATCGCCTTCACCATCGCCGTACTCGTCACCGACATCATCCTCCGCCACGGGACGCCAGCATGA
- the cbiM gene encoding cobalt transporter CbiM, with product MHISEGVLPASVLLGGAALTAAGTALGLRRIDWDRVMTVALLAAAFFVASLIHVPVGPVSAHLVLNGLIGVILGWAAFPAILVALLLQALLFQFGGLLVLGVNTFNMALPPVICHYLFRKALTGTSTPRTGAAFACGFLSVLLSASLTALSLGLAGEGFIPAAQSLLIAHLPVMVVEGCITALVIGFLYKVRPEVLDFSAQATR from the coding sequence ATGCACATCTCCGAAGGGGTTCTTCCCGCCTCCGTCCTGCTGGGCGGGGCAGCACTTACCGCAGCCGGCACGGCCCTGGGGTTGCGGCGCATCGACTGGGACAGGGTGATGACCGTGGCACTGCTCGCCGCCGCCTTTTTCGTCGCCTCTCTCATCCATGTGCCTGTCGGCCCTGTGAGCGCCCATCTCGTCCTCAACGGGCTCATCGGCGTGATTCTCGGCTGGGCAGCCTTCCCCGCCATTCTCGTGGCCCTGCTGCTTCAGGCCCTGCTCTTCCAGTTCGGCGGTCTGCTGGTGCTTGGCGTGAACACCTTCAACATGGCCCTGCCGCCTGTCATCTGCCACTATCTCTTCCGCAAGGCGCTCACGGGCACCTCCACGCCGCGCACGGGTGCGGCCTTCGCCTGCGGCTTCCTCTCCGTGCTCCTTTCCGCATCGCTCACCGCCCTGTCCCTCGGTCTTGCCGGTGAGGGCTTCATCCCGGCGGCGCAGTCGCTGCTCATCGCCCATCTTCCCGTCATGGTCGTCGAGGGCTGCATCACCGCCCTTGTCATCGGGTTCCTCTACAAGGTTCGTCCCGAAGTGCTCGACTTCTCGGCACAGGCGACCCGCTAG
- a CDS encoding pyridoxal phosphate-dependent aminotransferase, with product MTGPAQGEHGGEAYRIARALGVDVSQVVDLGTNGNILCADLTAAHVAAVPYPHEHYPDLEASLLREAVATHENVPVDHVLAGNGSAELIWLAFMALRPRRVLLLGPLFGEYERACRALDIAYRVVTPRALRPLYGKTPSPCGVQASHSWSETTPSPFTFTAEDLDDIAAEDADLAVFCTPNNPTGAIYGPVEGLLAAVRSPIVLVDNTYREFIWGEDAYEANAWQVYRNTTGPDREVLALHSLTKFFHCAGIRCGYAVGSPALLQRLAAIRAPWMVSTYAEQLGARLLGDIAQYRSRLPRLRAARSAMRCALEATGAFAAGGLHEGTSFVTCRLQPHLHPETARQALMGEGYLVRVCDNITGMPPGHIRLQVRHPETMPALFRMLERMAR from the coding sequence ATGACGGGACCAGCACAAGGCGAGCACGGGGGCGAGGCCTACCGTATTGCCCGCGCCCTCGGGGTCGACGTCTCGCAGGTTGTCGACCTTGGCACCAACGGCAATATCCTCTGCGCCGACCTGACAGCCGCACACGTGGCGGCGGTGCCCTACCCGCACGAGCATTACCCCGACCTTGAAGCCTCGCTCTTACGCGAGGCAGTGGCGACACACGAGAACGTGCCCGTCGACCACGTGCTGGCAGGCAACGGTTCCGCAGAACTCATCTGGCTCGCGTTCATGGCCTTGCGCCCTCGCAGGGTGCTGCTGCTGGGCCCTCTCTTCGGCGAGTACGAACGGGCCTGCCGCGCACTCGACATCGCGTACCGGGTGGTGACACCCCGCGCCCTGCGCCCGCTGTACGGGAAGACACCGTCCCCCTGCGGCGTTCAGGCCTCACACTCATGGAGTGAAACGACACCGTCCCCCTTCACTTTCACGGCCGAAGACCTCGACGATATCGCCGCTGAAGACGCCGACCTCGCCGTATTCTGCACACCCAACAACCCCACCGGTGCCATCTACGGCCCGGTGGAGGGTCTGCTTGCCGCCGTGCGTTCGCCTATCGTCCTCGTGGACAACACCTACCGGGAATTCATCTGGGGCGAAGATGCCTACGAGGCCAATGCGTGGCAGGTCTACCGCAACACCACAGGACCCGACCGCGAGGTTCTGGCGTTGCACAGCCTCACCAAGTTCTTCCACTGCGCCGGCATCCGCTGCGGCTATGCCGTGGGGTCTCCTGCGCTCTTGCAGAGGCTGGCAGCCATTCGCGCCCCGTGGATGGTCAGCACCTACGCCGAACAACTCGGCGCACGGCTTCTGGGCGACATCGCGCAGTACAGGTCGCGGCTTCCGCGCCTTCGCGCAGCACGGTCGGCCATGCGCTGTGCACTTGAAGCGACAGGCGCCTTCGCCGCTGGCGGACTGCATGAGGGCACAAGCTTTGTGACCTGTCGGCTACAGCCACACCTGCATCCCGAGACGGCACGTCAGGCGCTCATGGGGGAAGGCTATCTCGTACGCGTATGCGACAACATCACCGGCATGCCCCCCGGTCATATCAGGTTGCAGGTGCGCCATCCTGAAACCATGCCTGCCCTGTTCAGGATGCTGGAGCGTATGGCACGCTGA
- a CDS encoding glycosyltransferase family 4 protein: MRIIILSSSTNRSGGTRQAFYQARELATRGHHVSLCLPEDSQMHGMGYDDLIVTLPADRKRWKASIEALFAADGPTVVHAFHNRAVKFVAWHGMFWRHRGVVCCAHRGVMYRPGNPLPYISPGMDAFIANSQACARVLRLFTPAGKLFVVYNGVDDARVTPRTPADTAREQVGLPPRGAEAAWSSSSPAPLVFGFVGQNSPVKGADILIDAFARADVGEARLLMVGVSHDMWRPRCEALGIADRVHLVPHTESVSDMLQLMDAFVLPSRTESLPNTMLEAIRMGLPVIGSAVGGVPELVRGNGLLFPAGDIDALAAALGRMASDHATREAWAAASHAEGERYTIHARVDALEDIYAQLLRRRGLHTA; this comes from the coding sequence ATGCGTATCATCATCCTAAGCTCGTCGACGAACCGTAGCGGCGGCACGCGTCAGGCATTCTATCAGGCCCGTGAACTTGCCACGCGCGGGCACCACGTATCGCTCTGCCTGCCCGAGGATTCGCAGATGCACGGCATGGGCTACGACGACCTCATCGTCACCCTGCCAGCCGACAGGAAACGCTGGAAGGCCAGCATCGAAGCGCTTTTCGCCGCCGATGGCCCGACCGTCGTGCACGCCTTCCACAACAGGGCGGTCAAGTTCGTGGCATGGCACGGCATGTTCTGGCGGCATCGCGGCGTTGTATGCTGCGCCCACAGAGGGGTGATGTACCGGCCCGGCAACCCCCTGCCCTACATCTCACCCGGCATGGATGCGTTCATCGCCAATTCGCAGGCCTGCGCCCGTGTGCTGCGTCTCTTCACCCCGGCAGGCAAACTGTTCGTCGTCTATAATGGTGTCGATGACGCCCGTGTGACCCCCCGCACGCCCGCCGACACTGCCCGCGAACAGGTCGGGCTTCCGCCCCGAGGTGCAGAGGCCGCATGGTCTTCCTCCTCCCCCGCGCCACTGGTATTCGGCTTCGTGGGACAGAACAGCCCCGTCAAAGGGGCCGACATCCTCATCGACGCCTTCGCCCGCGCCGATGTCGGCGAGGCACGGTTGCTGATGGTCGGCGTGTCGCACGACATGTGGCGTCCCCGCTGCGAGGCCCTCGGCATTGCGGACAGGGTGCATCTCGTGCCGCATACGGAATCAGTGAGCGACATGTTGCAGCTCATGGACGCGTTCGTTCTGCCGTCGCGCACCGAATCGCTCCCGAACACCATGCTGGAGGCCATCCGCATGGGGCTGCCCGTCATCGGCAGTGCCGTGGGCGGCGTACCTGAACTCGTGCGTGGGAATGGCCTTCTCTTTCCCGCAGGCGACATCGATGCGCTGGCAGCCGCGCTCGGGCGGATGGCATCGGATCATGCCACGCGAGAGGCGTGGGCTGCGGCCAGCCATGCGGAAGGCGAGCGCTACACCATCCATGCGCGGGTCGATGCGCTGGAAGACATCTACGCACAGCTGTTGCGACGCAGAGGGCTGCACACGGCATGA
- a CDS encoding glycosyltransferase, with the protein MNIAFVNATRKWGGVKSWTLAFAERLCSFGHDVHIYGRQPAFVEAAVKAVGHGRQVSFGADLNPRAIAFFMSEFRRHATDIVCVNVGKDLATAGIAARIMGIPVIQRIGLPEDIPYRLKTRLLHRLIRPAFLCPCRFIAEGFTRSLPYITPEDVHTVLNGKTATDHTLVAHAPRRLIATQQLNPDKGHDTLLRALARIVTPFECHIVGTGSAETRLKELAASLGIADRVVWHGFRPDVASLLEQSDIFLLASHSEGLPNTLLEGMATGLLPLSRDVGGVGEVIPADLTRWMLPRDADDEAFAARIEEALNLPAPDLLRLRERAREACRQTFDLTTCTRELETWLQHIIDTRHK; encoded by the coding sequence ATGAACATCGCTTTTGTCAACGCCACCCGCAAATGGGGGGGCGTAAAAAGCTGGACGCTGGCGTTCGCCGAACGCCTCTGCTCCTTCGGGCATGACGTGCACATCTACGGCAGGCAGCCCGCGTTCGTCGAAGCCGCCGTCAAGGCCGTAGGGCATGGGCGTCAGGTTTCGTTTGGTGCCGACCTCAATCCGCGCGCCATCGCCTTTTTCATGAGCGAATTCCGCCGCCACGCGACAGACATCGTATGCGTCAACGTCGGCAAGGACCTTGCCACGGCGGGCATTGCAGCCCGCATCATGGGCATACCGGTCATCCAGCGCATCGGCCTGCCCGAGGATATCCCCTACCGGCTGAAAACGCGCCTTCTGCACCGTCTCATACGCCCCGCATTCCTGTGCCCCTGCCGGTTCATCGCCGAAGGCTTCACCCGCAGCCTGCCCTACATCACCCCGGAAGACGTACACACGGTGCTCAACGGCAAGACAGCGACAGACCACACGCTTGTCGCCCACGCCCCGCGGCGGCTCATCGCAACGCAGCAACTCAACCCCGACAAGGGACACGACACGCTGTTGCGAGCGTTGGCGCGCATCGTGACACCGTTCGAGTGCCACATCGTGGGCACGGGGTCCGCCGAAACCCGCCTCAAAGAGCTTGCCGCATCTCTCGGCATCGCCGACAGGGTCGTATGGCACGGGTTCAGGCCGGACGTGGCCTCGCTGCTGGAACAGTCGGACATCTTTTTGCTTGCCTCGCATAGCGAGGGCCTGCCAAACACCCTGCTGGAAGGCATGGCGACCGGTCTTCTGCCGTTATCCCGTGATGTGGGAGGCGTGGGCGAGGTCATTCCCGCCGACCTCACCCGCTGGATGCTCCCCCGTGACGCTGACGACGAAGCCTTCGCCGCACGCATCGAAGAGGCCCTGAACCTGCCCGCCCCGGACCTGCTGCGCCTGCGCGAACGCGCCCGCGAGGCCTGTCGCCAGACCTTCGACCTCACGACGTGCACCCGTGAACTCGAAACATGGCTGCAACACATCATCGACACCCGTCACAAATAG